In Ignavibacteriota bacterium, the genomic window GCTGAAGTACACCGTGTACCAGAATTCGGTGTCGCCGTCGGGATCGGTCGCGCCCCAGCGGGCGATGAAGGATCCGCCCTCGGGCACCTTGTCGCTGTTTTTCGGATACGTGAAGGAAACAACCGGGGGATTCGCCGAGACGTTGCGCTCGATCACCACCTGATTGTCCTTTGTCACCACCACCTTGCGGACCTGATCGTTGAAAGGCATCACAAACGCGAAGTACTCCTTCTCGAAGAACGGCTGGTCGGCCGCTTCATCGAGGCCGAGAGCCGTGAAGGTCGGACGGTAGTAGTAACGCGCGAGTTCGGTTCCGTTGCCGTCGAGGGTCTTGAAGATGTGTGTCGCCCAGGCCGAATCGACCATGTTCGACGCGGTCGCGTTGTCGAGTGTCATCCACGGGCCGAACGTGAAGGCCTTGGTGGTGGAATCGACGCTGCCCTCGATGAACACGCCCTTCGCCACAGTGGGCTTGCTGAACGAGCCACCATTGCCGCGGAAGGTGTGGAAGGTGTTCTGCAGTTTCGCATGGTCGACGTCGCAGATCCAGATGTTGAATTTGTTCGATTCGCCCGGGATCTTCGTGTTGCCCATGAAGCAGTAGGCCTTCTGGAGATACCCCACCTTGTTCTTGAGTCCGTAGTGGATGATGCGGAGCGAGAACGGATCGACGGCCTCGTACACTTCCTTGCCGACAAAGTAGTTGTAATACTCTTCCTGCGTGTCGGGGTCGGTGCTGCCGAAATCATGCCTGCGCAGGCCGAAGGAGTGTCCGAGCGAGTGGGCGAGATACTTGTAACTCTGCGCGCTCACCAGCATGAGGTCGTAAATGCCCGACCAGCTCAGCGTCTGCGACAGACGATGCGGGAAGTCGATGGGATGCAGGCGCGTGCCGAACCAGTCGCGATCCACCGCGAAGACGTAGCGGTCGTACGCGGGCTGTGACATGCGGAGCTGCTTGTAGGACTTCATCAGGTAATACTGCCAGGTCTCCGCGCGGAGCGTGTCGGGATTGAGCCAACTGTAATCCGCAACCGTGCTGTCGGTCGTGAATGAAATCTGGCCCGCGTTCATCGGCCAGGACGATTCGATGAACGACTTTGTCGTATCGGTCGTGCGGCGCATGAACTCGAGTCGGTTTCTGGAGAAGCCGTCGATGGCCTGCACAAAGACGTTGGCCCCCGAGGTGCCCTCGTTGCCCCACTTTGTTGCCGCGACGGTGAATGGGACGGATATATCGTTGTTGGTCTCTATCGGCTCGACGACGCGACCTTTCGGATTCTGCGCATCGGTGGGATCGACAGTCACAACCACCTGATAACTGCCGACGCCGAGTCCGGTTTCATTGATCGGGAAGTACAGCGTGGGGGATTCGCCCTTCGGGAGATTGATTTCCGTGAGCGGATTCTCGAGCTGGTACTCGAGGCCGAGACTCTTGTTGTCGAACACGTAGAAGGTGTCGTACACGTGATTGTTGACGGTCACATGCACCTTGAACTTGGTGGTGACCGGCTCCTCGGTGTAGAGCATGGCCTTCACCATGAAGGGTTTGTTGGCGGTCAGCGATGTTTCACCTGTGATCGCCTGCTGCACGTAGGCCTCCTGCACCTGCAGGTCGGAACCGGAGGGTTCGCTCACCATCAGGATGTAGGCCATCTGAATGCACTGGATGCTGGTGAAGTACACTTCGGCCGAGATTGCCGTGCGGTACTCGACCGGGATTTTCACCGACAGGGTGCACATGCCGTTGGCGTCCATCGTCAGCGTGCCTTTCTGCACTTCCTTGCCGAGCACACGCACGAGGTAGTCGACCGTTGCGCCCGCGGAATCCTGCTCGGTGATCACGTTCCAGAAATGGCCCGTGAAGACCACCTCATCCTCGCCGTCGGCGATGATGTTTTTCTTGCTCGGGGAGATGTCGAACCAATACGACGTGGCCGGATACTTCGCGCGAAGGAAGGGATCGAAACGCGCTGCGCGGCCGAGCCGTTCGGACGAGGTCGGTCCCGTGCAGTTGCCCCAGTAGTTTTTCGTGACGTCGATCGTGTCGGTCTTGACGGTCGACAGGATCAGCGAGAGCTGTTCCTCGCGCTGGAATTCGTTGAAATTGATGCGCACCTTTTTCACGTCGGCGGAATCGAAGCCGCCCGCGATCGACGAGAGTGTCAGCGTGGTGCCGTATTCCATCGTGTTGAATTCGACCACGGACTGGTTGCTGATGTTCAGGCTCGAGTTGCTTGTGCCGCCCTTGAATGTCGAGTTGCGGCACGAGGTGGGCTCGTTGATCGGACGCAGGTTCAACTGTCCGTTGCTGCGGAACATGCTGTTCGTCACGTCGGTCGCCGTCAGCACGCCGTCGTACTCGATGGTCATGCGGTCGGCGCGGATGGCGCCGATCATCTGGCACTCGTCGCGCACGGTGGTGAGCGATACATCCATCATGTTGTGGTCGTGCACAAAATACGAGAAGTCGTTCCGGCCCTGATCCGTGTTATAGGTGAGCTGGCAGTTGGTGATGACGCTCGGGTATTTGGAATACATGAAAATGTCGGACCCGACAAAGGTCATGCCGTGCAGCGGACCCGCCTGGCCCCAGCAATGCGTGTTGATGTCCTTGATGCGGCCGCCCGAGGAGGTCATCTTGCCCGGAGGAAAGGACGGGCTTTCGGTGTCGTAGATTTTAATGCCCGATACTTTGCCCGACATCGCAACGCTATAGGTCAGATCGCAGCCGGAGGCGAAATGCAGATGTCCGCCGGGTACCGACACTTCCGGATTCACGGGACCGCCGGGGAAGATGAAGACGCTGTCGATGAGGACGGTGTTGATCGAGATTGTGTCACGCCGCGTCAGAATGCCGCGGATTTCACCGCCGATGATGAAGCCGAGTCCGACCTGGCCCTGAAGGAATCCGCCCGTTGTACGGTGGGCGCGGAATTCATACTGGTAGGCGACGCCTTTGCTCAGGCCGTAATCGGTGACGATGCCGCCGTTGGGTCCGCCGTTGGTGATCTCGCCGAGCTTGCGCGCTCCGCGGAAGAACTCCACCTTGGAGTAGTTCTGATCCGTCAGTTTTCCCATATACAGATCGGCTGACGACTGTCCGGTGTAGATGATAACGCCGAACTGAGCTGACGCGCTCCCGCCCGCAAGCAGCAGGAAGGCCAGCAGGAGAATGGTTGTACCCTTGGTCATGGAAACCTCAGCTATGGATGAAATACCGGAATTTGCAGTGTGAAAGTGAGGCAGCGTGTCGCGTGCAGGGGAGGGAAAAGAAGGCGGATCGACAAGCGAATGTGGCATCTTCGACGCATGAACACACTTCTTTTCAAACTAGCGGAATGGGCACGAAAAAACAAGGAAGAACGACGCGCCCCGGCCTGTGTACGGGGAGCTTGGAAGGCTGCGGATGCGCACTGTATTTTGTCACCATGAAGGACAAACCATGATCGATAAACCTGACATTGTGCTGGGCCGGCCGCGTTCACATTTCGAGGTGACGGACTCGACCAACGCCGTCGCGAAAAAACTCGCGGCCGAAGGCGCGCCCGAGGGCAGCGTCGTCACCGCCGCGTTTCAAACCGCGGGCCGCGGACGGTACGAACGCGAGTGGCTGTCGGCGCCCGGAAGCAGCGCGCTGGTTTCGTACATTCTGCGCCCGCGACGCGATCCGG contains:
- a CDS encoding T9SS type A sorting domain-containing protein gives rise to the protein MTKGTTILLLAFLLLAGGSASAQFGVIIYTGQSSADLYMGKLTDQNYSKVEFFRGARKLGEITNGGPNGGIVTDYGLSKGVAYQYEFRAHRTTGGFLQGQVGLGFIIGGEIRGILTRRDTISINTVLIDSVFIFPGGPVNPEVSVPGGHLHFASGCDLTYSVAMSGKVSGIKIYDTESPSFPPGKMTSSGGRIKDINTHCWGQAGPLHGMTFVGSDIFMYSKYPSVITNCQLTYNTDQGRNDFSYFVHDHNMMDVSLTTVRDECQMIGAIRADRMTIEYDGVLTATDVTNSMFRSNGQLNLRPINEPTSCRNSTFKGGTSNSSLNISNQSVVEFNTMEYGTTLTLSSIAGGFDSADVKKVRINFNEFQREEQLSLILSTVKTDTIDVTKNYWGNCTGPTSSERLGRAARFDPFLRAKYPATSYWFDISPSKKNIIADGEDEVVFTGHFWNVITEQDSAGATVDYLVRVLGKEVQKGTLTMDANGMCTLSVKIPVEYRTAISAEVYFTSIQCIQMAYILMVSEPSGSDLQVQEAYVQQAITGETSLTANKPFMVKAMLYTEEPVTTKFKVHVTVNNHVYDTFYVFDNKSLGLEYQLENPLTEINLPKGESPTLYFPINETGLGVGSYQVVVTVDPTDAQNPKGRVVEPIETNNDISVPFTVAATKWGNEGTSGANVFVQAIDGFSRNRLEFMRRTTDTTKSFIESSWPMNAGQISFTTDSTVADYSWLNPDTLRAETWQYYLMKSYKQLRMSQPAYDRYVFAVDRDWFGTRLHPIDFPHRLSQTLSWSGIYDLMLVSAQSYKYLAHSLGHSFGLRRHDFGSTDPDTQEEYYNYFVGKEVYEAVDPFSLRIIHYGLKNKVGYLQKAYCFMGNTKIPGESNKFNIWICDVDHAKLQNTFHTFRGNGGSFSKPTVAKGVFIEGSVDSTTKAFTFGPWMTLDNATASNMVDSAWATHIFKTLDGNGTELARYYYRPTFTALGLDEAADQPFFEKEYFAFVMPFNDQVRKVVVTKDNQVVIERNVSANPPVVSFTYPKNSDKVPEGGSFIARWGATDPDGDTEFWYTVYFSTDGGLTWKLIAFESQLTESIIRAPKGRGYKLKIIGTDGIHSDEDIVTFDIENSTELPAAPGEYVLHQNYPNPFNPSTLIRYTLPVSGQVTVEVFDALGRPVETLYKGIQEAGNHAVTFDAGDHPSGVYTAVLRAGNAVRTIRMTLSK